The nucleotide sequence CTCGCCGCGGGGGCCATGCGCGACCCCAACCACAGGCGCGACTACGAGGTGTGGAAGTCGGAGGTCCAGATACTGGCCTGCAAGGGGCTCGCCCACTACCACGAGTTCATCCCCCGCGGCGACGCCTACTACAAGATGATGGCCATATGCGACTTCATCGTCCTGCCCTCGACCGACGAGACCCAGTCGGGCACGCTGGCCCGCATAATCGCCCTCAACAAGCCCTACATCACCACGGCGCCGCTCGAAGGGCTCACGGCACAGACCCTCGAGAGCGAGGGGGGACTGCTCTTCACCACAAAAGAGATGCTGCGCCGCAAGGTCGTAAAACTGGCCCTCGACGAGGAACTGCGCATGGAGCTCGGAAACAACCTCAGGCGCTACCTCGAGGAAGTCGTCTGCTGGGAAGTGGTGGCCCGGCAGTACAACGAGGCCTACGAACTGGCAAGGACGGCGGTGCGCACGGGCAAACCCGTTACACTCGAACCCGAGTTCTGAACGCTCTTCGAGCCTGGGGGAAACTTTCTGAAGAAAGTTTCCCCCAGACCCCCTTCAAAGACTTTCAATACGAGTTGGTTTCCCCTGTTTTGCCAAGCAAAACAGGGGAAACCAACTCGCATTAAAAGTTTTTGGAGGGAGTCTGAGGGAACCTTTTTTCAAAAAGGTTCCCTCAGAGCAATCAGGGTTTCCACGACGGAAAGACTCAGGGGGGAGGGAGGTTCGGCTTACCGAGCGAGGAGGCGGAGACGATGCGAGCCGAAGAGCTTTTCGAGCGTCACGGCGCCAATCCCATAATCCAGCCCGGCGACATACCTTACCGGGCCAACTCGGTCTTCAACGCCGGCGCAGCCAAGGTGGGAGACGACGTGCTCCTGCTCATGCGTGTCGAGGACCGTCGCGGCATATCGCATCTCACGGCGGCGCGCAGCCGCGACGGCGTGAGCGAGTGGCGCATCGACCCGTTCCCCACCCTCGCGCCCGATCCCCACGCTCATCCCGAGGAGATATGGGGCATCGAGGACCCGCGGATAACCCGTGTCGACGAGCTCGACCTCTGGGTCATCCTCTACACGGCATACTCGAAGGGCGGCCCCCTCGTCTCGCTCGCCACGACCGGGGACTTCAGGACCTTCGAGCGCAAGGGGGCGGTCATGGCCCCCGAGGACAAGGACGCGGCGCTCTTCCCCGTTCGCTTCAAGGGCCGCTGGGCCATGATCCACAGGCCCGTCCCGGCCATGGCCGGCATGGGCGCCCACATCTGGATATCCTTCAGCCCGGACATGAGGCACTGGGGGGACCACCAGATACTCATCCCGGCGCGAAAGGGCGCGTGGTGGGACGCCAACAAGGTGGGGCTCTCGCCGCCGCCGCTTCGGACCTCCAGGGGGTGGCTCATACTCTACCACGGCGTGAGGGCCACGGCCGGAGGCTGCCTCTACCGCCTCGGCCTCGCCCTGCTCGACCTCGAGGACCCGACGCGGGTGCTGGCGCGCTCGGACGAGTGGGTCTTCGCTCCTGAGGAGGACTACGAGCTCACGGGCGACGTGGACAAGGTCGTCTTCCCCTGCGGCTGGGTGGCGGAGGGGGACGACGTGCTCCTCTACTACGGCGGGGCCGACCGGTGCATAGCCCTGGCCAGGGCGAGCCTTTCGCGGATGCTCGACTGGCTCGAAGAAAGGGGCCGCAGGCGGACGGGCGGCGGAGGCGGCCGGTGAGGATCGCCATGCTCTCGCCCATAGCCTGGCGCACGCCGCCGCGCCACTACGGTCCCTGGGAGAGCGTGGTTTCGCTGCTCACCGAGGGGCTGGTCGAGCGCGGCCTCGACGTAACACTCTTCGCCACCGGCGACTCCCAGACCAGGGCCCGCCTCGTGAGCGTCTGTCCCCGGGGCTACGAGGAGGACCCGGAGATCGAGCCC is from Deltaproteobacteria bacterium and encodes:
- a CDS encoding glycosidase, whose product is MRAEELFERHGANPIIQPGDIPYRANSVFNAGAAKVGDDVLLLMRVEDRRGISHLTAARSRDGVSEWRIDPFPTLAPDPHAHPEEIWGIEDPRITRVDELDLWVILYTAYSKGGPLVSLATTGDFRTFERKGAVMAPEDKDAALFPVRFKGRWAMIHRPVPAMAGMGAHIWISFSPDMRHWGDHQILIPARKGAWWDANKVGLSPPPLRTSRGWLILYHGVRATAGGCLYRLGLALLDLEDPTRVLARSDEWVFAPEEDYELTGDVDKVVFPCGWVAEGDDVLLYYGGADRCIALARASLSRMLDWLEERGRRRTGGGGGR